A window of the Paenibacillus woosongensis genome harbors these coding sequences:
- a CDS encoding DUF2812 domain-containing protein, protein MKKFKMFFNIVEEEKWLNEQLQQGYRCTKISNSGIYTFEKVSEDYVVRLDYQDILPKEKFIEYKTIYEDFGWSHVKGSRFGSIQYWQKEAGDQNEIFSDRQSISHYYKRLMKYSLSLGLTFLVICFYLYNDGLYLTEGLWEMKGKLFWLAFLFETPFALFRLIPLFILFIFSMGFFKAYRQYAAFKEN, encoded by the coding sequence ATGAAGAAATTCAAGATGTTCTTTAATATTGTTGAGGAAGAGAAATGGCTGAATGAACAATTGCAGCAAGGTTATCGTTGCACGAAAATCAGTAATTCAGGAATCTATACCTTTGAAAAAGTGAGCGAAGATTATGTCGTACGATTGGATTATCAAGATATTTTACCGAAAGAAAAATTCATAGAATACAAGACCATTTATGAGGATTTTGGATGGTCCCATGTAAAGGGGTCGCGATTCGGAAGCATTCAATATTGGCAAAAGGAAGCTGGAGATCAAAATGAAATTTTCTCTGATCGCCAATCCATATCTCATTATTATAAACGGCTAATGAAATATTCCTTATCACTAGGACTTACATTTTTAGTGATTTGTTTTTACTTATACAACGACGGTCTATATTTAACAGAAGGCCTTTGGGAAATGAAGGGCAAACTATTTTGGTTAGCTTTTTTATTTGAAACCCCGTTTGCGCTATTCCGATTAATTCCATTATTTATATTGTTTATTTTTAGTATGGGTTTCTTCAAAGCCTACCGGCAATACGCAGCATTCAAAGAAAATTAG
- a CDS encoding NUDIX hydrolase: MNFRVDSIVVREKGDLTVLLRKNGNMIVEDELGKIYTLSENNQAVVILAKQSDSFIFVQQFRRAVNDFVIQLPGGMVELGEDLEAAVRREFLEEVGGQCGAIQYLGSLTPASWISNVMTHVFYTDDVIDIADQQLEEYEHIKVLKISVEETLNMIEGSKINDSEVAYAILQGILKGLIKV, encoded by the coding sequence GTGAATTTTAGGGTTGACTCCATAGTAGTTCGTGAAAAAGGAGACTTAACTGTTTTATTACGCAAGAATGGAAATATGATAGTAGAAGATGAATTGGGAAAGATTTATACCCTTAGCGAGAATAACCAAGCTGTTGTGATATTAGCGAAACAGTCCGATTCTTTTATATTTGTGCAGCAATTTAGAAGAGCAGTAAATGATTTTGTAATTCAACTTCCCGGAGGGATGGTCGAGTTAGGTGAAGATCTGGAAGCAGCCGTTCGCAGGGAGTTTCTGGAGGAGGTTGGCGGTCAATGCGGAGCGATACAATATCTGGGCAGCCTGACTCCAGCTAGTTGGATAAGCAATGTAATGACACATGTGTTTTATACGGATGATGTTATAGATATTGCTGATCAGCAACTTGAGGAATATGAACATATTAAAGTTCTAAAAATAAGTGTTGAAGAGACATTGAATATGATTGAAGGTAGCAAGATTAATGATTCGGAAGTAGCTTATGCAATTTTGCAAGGAATTCTTAAGGGTCTAATTAAAGTGTAG